Proteins from one Setaria italica strain Yugu1 chromosome V, Setaria_italica_v2.0, whole genome shotgun sequence genomic window:
- the LOC101760842 gene encoding cullin-1 has product MATHERKTIDLEQGWEFMQKGITKLKNILEGKPEPQFSSEDYMMLYTTIYNMCTQKPPHDYSQQLYEKYRESFEEYITSMVLPSLREKHDEFMLRELVKRWSNHKVMVRWLSRFFHYLDRYFISRRSLPPLREVGLSCFRDLVYQEIKGKVKSAVISLIDREREGEQIDRALLKNVLDIFVEIGLGSMECYENDFEDFLLKDTADYYSIKAQTWILEDSCPDYMLKAEECLKREKERVAHYLHSSSEQKLLEKVQHELLTQYASQLLEKEHSGCHALLRDDKVEDLSRMYRLFSRITRGLEPVSQIFKQHVTNEGTALVKQAEDAASNKKPEKKDMVGLQEQIFVRKIIELHDKYVAYVTECFQGHTLFHKALKEAFEVFCNKGVSGSSNAELLATFCDNILKKGGSEKLSDEAIEDTLEKVVRLLAYISDKDLFAEFYRKKLARRLLFDKSANDEHERSILTKLKQQCGGQFTSKMEGMVTDLTVARDHQTKFEEFISNHPELNPGIDLAVTVLTTGFWPSYKSFDINLPSEMVKCVEVFKEFYQTRTKHRKLTWIYSLGTCNISAKFEAKTIELIVTTYQAALLLLFNGADRLSYSEIVTQLNLSDDDVVRLLHSLSCAKYKILNKEPSNKSISPNDVFEYNSKFTDKMRRIKIPLPPVDEKKKVVEDVDKDRRYAIDASIVRIMKSRKVLGHQQLVMECVEQLGRMFKPDFKAIKKRIEDLITRDYLERDKDNPNVYRYLA; this is encoded by the exons ATGGCGACGCACGAGCGGAAGACGATCGATCTGGAGCAGGGGTGGGAGTTCATGCAGAAGGGCATCACCAAGCTCAAGAACATCCTCGAGGGCAAGCCCGAGCCGCAGTTCAGCTCCGAGGACTACATGATGCTCTACAC GACGATTTACAACATGTGCACGCAGAAGCCGCCGCACGACTATTCGCAGCAGCTCTACGAGAAGTACCGCGAGTCATTCGAGGAGTACATCACGTCCATG GTCTTACCTTCGCTAAGGGAGAAGCATGATGAGTTTATGTTGAGAGAGCTAGTAAAAAGGTGGTCAAATCATAAAGTAATGGTTCGGTGGCTATCACGCTTCTTCCATTATCTTGATCGGTACTTCATTTCCCGGAGATCACTACCGCCACTTAGAGAAGTTGGGCTTAGTTGTTTCAGAGACTTG GTATACCAAGAGATCAAAGGGAAAGTAAAAAGTGCAGTCATATCTTTG ATTGACCGAGAACGTGAAGGTGAACAAATAGATAGGGCCCTGTTGAAGAATGTTCTGGATATATTTGTTGAAATTGGTTTGGGTAGTATGGAGTGCTATGAAAATGATTTTGAAGATTTCTTGCTTAAAGATACTGCCGATTACTACTCTATCAAGGCCCAAACCTGGATCCTTGAGGATTCTTGTCCGGATTACATGTTAAAG GCTGAAGAATGCctgaaaagggaaaaggaacgAGTTGCTCATTATTTGCATTCTAGCAGTGAACAGAAGTTATTGGAG AAAGTGCAGCACGAACTGCTAACTCAGTATGCAAGccaactcttggagaaggaacaTTCTGGATGTCATGCACTACTTCGTGATGACAAG GTTGAGGATCTGTCTAGGATGTATAGGCTCTTTTCCAGAATAACTCGTGGCCTAGAACCTGTTTCTCAGATATTTAAGCAG CATGTTACTAACGAGGGCACAGCTTTAGTCAAGCAAGCAGAAGATGCTGCTAGCAATAAGAAG CCAGAGAAGAAGGATATGGTTGGTCTACAAGAACAG ATTTTTGTCCGGAAAATCATTGAGCTGCATGACAAGTATGTAGCATATGTTACAGAGTGTTTCCAGGGCCACACTCTCTTTCATAAG GCCCTTAAAGAGGCTTTTGAGGTTTTCTGCAATAAAGGTGTTTCTGGTAGTTCAAATGCTGAATTGCTAGCCACCTTTTGTGACAATATTTTAAAGAAAGGTGGCAGTGAAAAGCTTAGCGACGAAGCAATTGAAGATACTCTTGAGAAG GTGGTAAGGCTGCTTGCATACATCAGCGATAAGGACTTGTTTGCTGAATTTTACAG AAAGAAGCTTGCAAGGAGATTACTTTTTGACAAGAGTGCTAATGATGAGCATGAAAGAAGCATCCTGACCAAACTAAAACAACAGTGCGGAGGGCAATTCACTTCAAAAATGGAGGGCATGGTTACTGATCTGACTGTTGCAAGAGACCatcaaacaaagtttgaagagtTCATAAGCAACCATCCGGAGCTGAATCCTGGAATAGACTTAGCTGTTACTGTTCTGACAACAGGATTTTGGCCAAGCTACAAATCTTTTGACATAAATCTGCCTTCTGAAATG gtGAAATGCGTAGAGGTTTTCAAAGAGTTTTACCAAACAAGAACAAAGCACAGGAAGCTTACCTGGATATATTCCCTGGGAACCTGTAATATCAGTGCTAAGTTTGAGGCCAAAACTATTGAGCTCATTGTTACAACTTATCAG GCTGCATTGCTGCTGCTATTCAATGGAGCTGACAGGCTCAGCTATTCTGAGATTGTGACACAGCTAAATCTCTCAGATGATGATGTTGTTCGCCTTCTTCATTCTCTTTCTTGTGCAAAGTACAAGATTCTTAACAAAGAACCTAGTAACAAATCTATTTCACCAAATGATGTCTTTGAGTATAATTCAAAATTTACTGACAAGATGCGAAGAATAAAG ATACCTCTTCCTCCAgttgatgagaagaagaaaGTAGTTGAAGATGTTGACAAGGATCGCAGGTATGCAATTGATGCATCCATAGTGCGCATTATGAAGAGCCGGAAAGTTTTGGGTCATCAACAACTTGTAATGGAATGTGTGGAGCAGCTTGGTCGCATGTTCAAG CCGGACTTCAAGGCAATAAAGAAGCGGATTGAGGATCTTATCACAAGGGATTACTTGGAGAGGGACAAAGATAACCCTAATGTGTACAGATACTTGGCTTGA